The Bradyrhizobium diazoefficiens genome contains the following window.
GGCGCGAGCTCGGCGCGTCAGGATGAGCCTGGACCACCGCCGTCTTCTTCGCCTTGATCTGCGGCTCGTACCAGCGGCCGATGCGCCAGAGGACGACGATGGCGAGAAACGCGATCGAGGAGAACCATGCGATGCTGCCCTGCCCGAACGGCACCACGATCAGGGCTGCGAGCACAGGTCCCATCGAGGTGCCGAAACTGCCGCCGAGCTGAAACACCGATTGCGCAAACCCGTAGCGGCCGCCGGAGGCGAGCCGGGCGATGCGCGCGGATTCGGGATGAAACACCGCCGAGCCGAGACCGACGAGGGCGGCGGCAATCAGGATGACGAGATATTGGTGCGCGGCGCTGAGCAGCAGCAGGCCGAAGAAGGTCGAGGCCATGCCGATCGACAACGAATAAGGCTGCGCCTTCTTGTCGGTGTAGTGGCCGACCACCGGCTGGAGCAGCGACGCCGTGAACTGGAAGGCCAGCGTGATCATGCCGATCTGCGCGAAGTCGAGCGCGTAGGTGTCCTTTAGGATCGGATACACCGAGGCGATCAGCGACTGCATGGTGTCGTTGAGGAAGTGCGAAAAGCTGATGCCGGCAAGCACGACATAGGCCGGCCCGGCGGCCGACTTGGCGGCAGAAGGTGTCGCGTCGCCGACGACGGGCTCGGTCAGCGTTTCCTCAGAGACGACGACAGGCTTGTTCACTGGAGCATCCCGATGCGGCAGATTGCCGCGAGCTGCTAGTTACGATGCAAGCCGCGGTGGAACCACCGCCAATCGCAAATGTCTGGAATGCGCGTGTCTCACCCTCTCACTTTGTGGGAGTTCGTAGCCCGGATGGAGCGCAGCGCAATCCGGGGCGTCTGTATCCGCGACCGCGAACCCCGGATTTCGCTTCGCTCCATCCGGGCTACGATCGTGCTTCGCGATCGGCCTCAAGCGGCCGCGGCTTGTCCCAGCGCCAAGACGATGGTGTCGACGACGTCCTCGACCAGGATGCGGTCCTCGCCCTCGCCCATGACGCGGATCACCGGCTCGGTGCCGGAGGAGCGGATCAGAAGGCGGCCGTGGCCGTTGAGCCGCTTCTCGCCATCGGAGATCGCCGACTTCACGTCGGAATCGTCGAGCGGCTTGCCGCCCTTGTGGCGGACGTTCTTGAGTATCTGCGGCAGCGGATCGAAGCGGTGGCAGACCTCGGACACGGGCCGGCGCAGCTTCTGCACCACGGCCAGCACCTGCAAGGCGGCGACGAAACCGTCGCCGGTGGTGGCGTAGTCGGACAGGATGATGTGGCCGGACTGCTCGCCGCCGAGATTGTAGCCGCCGTTCAGCATTTGCTCGAGCACGTAGCGATCGCCGACCGGCGTGCGCACGAGATCGAGCCCCTGGTCTTTGAGGAAACGTTCGAGCCCGAGATTGGACATCACGGTCGCGACGATGCCCGGACGCGACAGCCGGCCATCTTCCTTCCAGCTCTGCGCGATCACCGCGAGCAGCTGGTCGCCGTCGACGACATGACCGCGCTCGTCGACCAGGATGACGCGATCGGCGTCGCCGTCCAGCGCAATGCCGATGTCGGCGCGCATCTCGCGCACCTTCTTCGACAGCGCTTCCGGGGAGGTCGAGCCGCAATCCTTGTTGATGTTGAAGCCGTCGGGCTCGACGCCGATCGGCACCACGTCGGCGCCCAATTCCCACAGCGCTTCCGGCACCACCTTGTAGGCGGCGCCATTGGCGCAATCGACCACGACGCGCAGGCCGTCGAGCGACAGATCGCGCGGCAGCGTGCGCTTGGCGAATTCGATGTAGCGGTCATGCACGCCGTCGATGCGGCGGGCGCGGCCGAGGCTCGCGCTCTGTGCGAGCCTCTTGTCGATGGGCTCGTCGAGCAGTTGCTCGATCTGCTTCTCGACGTCGTCGGAGAGCTTGAAGCCCTGCGGGCCGAACAGCTTGATACCGTTGTCCTCGAACAGATTGTGCGAGGCCGAGATCATGACGCCGAGATCGGCGCGCATCGACTTGGTCAGCATCGCCACCGCCGGCGTCGGCATCGGGCCGACCAGCAGCACGTCCATGCCAACCGAGGTGAAGCCTGCGACCATGGCGTATTCGATCATGTAGCCGGACAGGCGGGTGTCCTTGCCGATCACGACCCGGTGGCGGTGGTCACCGCGCTGAAACGCGAGGCCCGCGGCCTGGCCGACCTTGAGCGCGAGCTCCGGCGTGATCAGTCCGTTGGCGCGGCCCCGGATCCCGTCCGTCCCGAAATATTTGCGGCTCATATCGTCCCCCACGCAACAACCAGGGATCCCCACTGCAACCTTCGGGTGCCCTGGCGGGACCCGCATCCCTGATTTGCTGGGGTCTTATAATGCCTGCGCGGCTAAATTGGCTTCAAAAAATATGATGAATCATTACGGAACCGGGGCCGCCATCACCCCGGTAACTTATTGTTAGCATTATATTTCCGGTTTGATCGGCGGAACGGGGCGGAACCAGCCCTAGTCCGACCGCTTCACATGACTATCCCCGCGGCTCGGCGCCGGCTGGGTGACGTTGACGGGATCGGAGCCCGGGAAGGTCTCTTCCAGACCCTCTTCCAGTGCGTCTTCGAGATCCTGCTTTTCCTTGATCTCTTCCGGAGTCGGTGCGGCGTGCGGCTTGGTCATGGCGCCCCTCTCGCAAACGATTTGGCTGTGCATCCAACCATGCTAGATGACCTCGAAACCTTCCGATGCAAGACGCCGAATTCAAGACTTTCCGATACAAGACGGCCGGGGAACGTTCATGAAGCACATCACCTGTATCGACGATCTTCGCGCGCTGCATCAGCGCCGCGTGCCGAAGGCGTTCTTCGACTATTGCGACCGCGGCTCCTATGCCGAGGAAACGCTGCGCGCCAACCGCGAGGACATGCAGAACATCAAGTTCCGCCAGCGCATCCTTGTCGACGTCTCCAAGCGCGATACCTCGACTATGATCCTCGGCGAGCAATCGGCCATGCCGCTGATACTGGCGCCGGTCGGCCTGCTCGGCATGCAGCATGGCGACGGCGAGATCCACGCCTGCCGCGCGGCGCAGGCCGCCGGCATCCCGTTCACACAGTCGACGATGTCGATCTGCTCGATCGAGGACATCGCCGCCAATGTCGAGAAGCCGTTCTGGTTCCAGCTCTACGTGATGAAGGACCGCGGCTTCATCAAGGAATTGATCCAGCGTGCGATGGCGGCGAAGTGCAGCGCGCTGGTGCTCACCGTCGACTTGCAGGTGATCGGACAGCGCCACGCCGACATCAAGAACGGCATGGCGGTGCCGCCGGAATGGTCGCTGTCGAAGCTGATCGACTTCGCGACCAAGCCGGCCTGGGTCGCCGGCGTGCTGCAAGGCAAGCGCCGCACCTTTGGCAACATCGCCGGTCACGTGAAGAATACCGAGGATCTCAATCGGCTCGCCGAATGGACCGCGTCGCAGTTCGACACGTCGCTGAACTGGAAGGATGTCGAGTGGGTCCGCAGCATTTGGCCGGGCAAGCTCATCATCAAGGGAATTTTGGACGTCGAAGACGCCGAGGAAGCGGCCAAGACCGGCGCGCAGGCCCTCGTCGTGTCCAACCATGGCGGCCGTCAGCTCGACGGCGCGCCGTCCTCGATCGAGGTGCTGCCCGAGATTGTCGATGCGGTCGGCGACAAGATGGAGATCATGTTCGACGGCGGCATCCGCTCCGGCCAGGACGTGATGCGCGCGCTGGCGCTCGGCGCAAAGTCCTGCATGATCGGCCGCGCTTACGCCTATGGCCTGGGTGCCGGCGGCCAGGCCGGCGTCGCCAAGGCGATCGACATCATCCAGAAAGAGCTGCTCACGACCATGGGCCTGTGCGGCGTCAACAAGATCGACGAGATCGACGATCACGTGATCGCGGTGGCGCCGTAGCGCCGTAGGGTGGGTTAGCTCCGCGGCTGCGCGACGCGCAGCCGCGGAGCGTAACCCACCAACTTCGATCCGCATTTGCGGTGGGTTACGGCTTTCGCCTAACCCACCCTACAAGTTTGTCCGCGTCCCTCACATCGGCGGCGTCAGTCCGTCACGGCCGACGCTGACGCGGTTGGCTTCGAGCGATCCGTCCGAGAGCTGTTCGACGAAGGCGATGACCTTGGAGCCGGCCTTCAGATCGGACTTCTCGCCGGGCACATACGTGACGACAGGCGTATCGGCCGAGACGAACACCTTTTTCTCGCCGTCCTTGTACTTGACGAGCAGGGTATGCCCGTCGTTGCCGACGACGCTTTCCGCAACCGTGGCATTGGTCATGCTGGAATTCGGCTTCAGATCCCAGGGGCGGGAGCCCTCGCCGGTACCGCGCATGCTTTCCGGGAAAACGTGCACCTCGACGGCATTTTGGCCGCCGTCCGGCCCGGGCACGGTCGTCGCGCCGATGAACGAACCCGTTTTGATGTCGGCGAGCGAAATCCTGGTGATCCCGGATACGCGCATATCCGATGCAATGTGAAGCTTGACGTCTTCACCGCTGCGCGACTTGACCAGCATCGAGTCGCCCTCGACGCTCTCGACGGTGCCGCGCACGCGCGTTGGCACCGGCGCCCTTTGCGCGACTGCACAGAGGGTGGACGCAGCCACCATCGCGACGGC
Protein-coding sequences here:
- a CDS encoding MFS transporter yields the protein MNKPVVVSEETLTEPVVGDATPSAAKSAAGPAYVVLAGISFSHFLNDTMQSLIASVYPILKDTYALDFAQIGMITLAFQFTASLLQPVVGHYTDKKAQPYSLSIGMASTFFGLLLLSAAHQYLVILIAAALVGLGSAVFHPESARIARLASGGRYGFAQSVFQLGGSFGTSMGPVLAALIVVPFGQGSIAWFSSIAFLAIVVLWRIGRWYEPQIKAKKTAVVQAHPDAPSSRRVAVALAVLVALLFSKQLYISSLSSYYIFYLIDRFGVSTQTAQIYLFIFLAANAVGAFFGGPLGDRFGRKIVIWISILGALPFTLALPYAGLAASAVLSVVIGLIISSTTSSIIVFAQELVPHRFGMISGVFFGVAFGIGGLGAAVLGKLADHTSIEFVYQVCAYLPAIGLLAVFLPKLPRHVR
- the glmM gene encoding phosphoglucosamine mutase gives rise to the protein MSRKYFGTDGIRGRANGLITPELALKVGQAAGLAFQRGDHRHRVVIGKDTRLSGYMIEYAMVAGFTSVGMDVLLVGPMPTPAVAMLTKSMRADLGVMISASHNLFEDNGIKLFGPQGFKLSDDVEKQIEQLLDEPIDKRLAQSASLGRARRIDGVHDRYIEFAKRTLPRDLSLDGLRVVVDCANGAAYKVVPEALWELGADVVPIGVEPDGFNINKDCGSTSPEALSKKVREMRADIGIALDGDADRVILVDERGHVVDGDQLLAVIAQSWKEDGRLSRPGIVATVMSNLGLERFLKDQGLDLVRTPVGDRYVLEQMLNGGYNLGGEQSGHIILSDYATTGDGFVAALQVLAVVQKLRRPVSEVCHRFDPLPQILKNVRHKGGKPLDDSDVKSAISDGEKRLNGHGRLLIRSSGTEPVIRVMGEGEDRILVEDVVDTIVLALGQAAAA
- a CDS encoding alpha-hydroxy acid oxidase translates to MKHITCIDDLRALHQRRVPKAFFDYCDRGSYAEETLRANREDMQNIKFRQRILVDVSKRDTSTMILGEQSAMPLILAPVGLLGMQHGDGEIHACRAAQAAGIPFTQSTMSICSIEDIAANVEKPFWFQLYVMKDRGFIKELIQRAMAAKCSALVLTVDLQVIGQRHADIKNGMAVPPEWSLSKLIDFATKPAWVAGVLQGKRRTFGNIAGHVKNTEDLNRLAEWTASQFDTSLNWKDVEWVRSIWPGKLIIKGILDVEDAEEAAKTGAQALVVSNHGGRQLDGAPSSIEVLPEIVDAVGDKMEIMFDGGIRSGQDVMRALALGAKSCMIGRAYAYGLGAGGQAGVAKAIDIIQKELLTTMGLCGVNKIDEIDDHVIAVAP